tgatatttctaactttgtggccaagtgtttgaactgtcaacaagtgaaggcTGAACATCTAAGGCGTAGAGGCCTGGCTCAGAATATCAAGATTCCGCAGTGGAAGTGGGAGgagatcaatatggatttcgttcTGGGTTTACCCCGCACAAagggcaagtttgattcgatttgggtgatagtggataggctcacaaagtctgcccattttctCCCCGTGAAGACGTCATATACTGCGGCGATGTACGCCAAGCTATACCTAAAGAGATAGTTAGATTGCATGGGATTCCGACATCCATCATATCTGACAGAGGTACACAATTCACTGCTCATTTTTGGACATCCTTTcaggaaggtttgggaactagagtgaaattgagcactgCTTTTCATCTGCAAACTGATGGGCAGGCAGAGAGAACTATTCAGACGATAGAAAGATATGCTGCGAGCCTGTGTGATAGATTTcggaggaagttgggatgaacatttATCCCTTTTGGAATTcgcgtacaacaacagttatcaagCGAGTATTCAGATGGATCCTTATGAGGCTCTTTATAAGAGACGTTGTCGATCTctaattggttggttcgaaccAACTGAAGTAGAATTATTGGGTCTTGACTCAGTTCATGAAGCAATTGAGAAAGTTAATCTTATTGTACAACGACTCAAGAcagctcagagtagacagaagTCTTATACGGATATGAAGCGACGTGAGCTAGAGTTTTCTGTTGGTGAcaaggtgttcttgaaagtgtcaccgatgaatGGAGTAATGCGgtttggtaaaaaggggaaacttAGTCCTCGTTTCATTGGCCCTATGAGATTGTTAGGAAAATTAGGGCGGTGTCTTATGAGTTGAAGTTACCATCTGATATGGCCATAATGCATCCggtgtttcacatttcgatgttgaggttgtacaGACCTGATCCTTCCCATGTGTTGAACCCTGAAGAGATTGAATTTTATGAAGGGTTATCTTATGAGGAGGAACCAGTTCAGATTCTAGATCGTCAAGTTAGAAGCTTGAGAacaaaagatgtagcttcagttaaagtgtTGTGGCGGAACTATGACACAGAAGAAGCAACTTGGGAAGCGGAGGAGGATACGAAAAaaagatatcctcacttgttccctacTGCAGGTATGAGATGAATTTTCTAGCTATTCTTACACAAATCCTTTGCATTGTTTGAAACAACTTATGTTTTAGTGAATCCTTATTGGGCTGCGATtctcattcgaggatgaatgatcttaagggggggataatgtaacgcTCCGTAAATTCGAGTTAAGTGTGAAAGTGTCTTGGAGAATCAGACTACACTGTTTTTGGTTAATGTAAAATACgacccgtattttgaaatacagcCCGTATTCTTTGGGCATATTTCACCCACCTTTCTTGGTTGCTCACTGTTTTGCTATCATAAAATACGGCCAGAGAATACGgctcgtattttgaaatacggtccgtatttctggGCGTATTTCACCCATTCCCTAGACTGCTCACCGTTTTGTTAACGTTAAATACGACCaaagaatacggtccgtatttcgcCCGCCGCcagctatgtatatatatcgcgggttcagttaattttatcacttattcacattctcataaaccctaaggacgaaaatcttTTCTCCAAGTCGCCAAACattaaggtaagaacatctttaacattattaatcaatcctaaCATTAAACCCATgatcttaacatgattcttgaatgaaaaacctagggtttgcaaagtaatcCTTTTCAAAGTGACTCAAGCTAGGATTTTGGGTGCCCTTCGTTGTAAAAGTAAATTGTTGAGTTACGTAAGGCTTAACTAAGGTATGTTTCCCTTTTAAAATccttattttggatgtatgtattcttttcaaaagttctttattgaatagaGGGGTGAACCTCTCATACTttaaaaaccctaattcatgttttgattgtggttggtgtgcgtgaagggacaagcccacattaaaccttgattgtactATCCTCTATATTCgcatatgaaatcataatcgttttcTTGTATAAAAGATAGTCAATAAAGATGGCAAGGGATTGGTAATAATGTTTTCATATTGTActatgacattgaaatcttggttaaagaagtgaaaacattttcaagatgttctttgaaatgatttatccttacgatatggcataatgaactttaatgctaattaatggtgtgactactttgagaccAATTGTGAATCAatttctatgctatgaactttattgttgtgtttggcctagctactcgggaggaagggtagccactatggatcctagtgtggtaattgcctagccattagggaggaagagtggccactactgggttcgctacccggagtACGGTTTATgtctagctattcgggaggaaggctagccaccgagaattacatattccggtgtggtgtgttgtgattagggaacctctacagtcatcccttcgatgtgattgattcttgagCCTCTATTGGCAtatgtgatattcttattctctcatggaactgttgttgacaatcgtgatcaatttgaaaggcataattgaaagttgtaacttgacaagaggctttataatcgattttgataattcttattgagatacacaagttGAATAACTGTTTTTATATTGATTTCACATGGGtttcagaactgatttctttaagtattattgtactctattttcgtattacttgttgtccccgaggcactcactgagtacgaagtactcaggcataccattgttgttttttatggtatgttaggtaatggAGAAGAGCAGGCTCTTGATACTTCGggcgcttaggaaggacttaTTATTGCTGCTGACTTGGCCagcccacatgttcattcgtgggataccctcattatatttattcattattttagcattttggcaggctgcgtcccgatgtgtTAGAAAATCattctttatcttagaagctccatagcatacattcttgtgggtagttttcgagttgtttaactcttgggcatgTGATACgtttgattaagttttataatattaaagacttccgctaatttaATTCACATTTCGTGGGAATTTAtcttataaactgttggaggtgattattgaacctggcaggttcaagtgttattattgcatcttttaggttcttccgatattgttcatgacgtcggatgccggtcacgtctagggtgggttttggggcgtgacacctcagtggttcatatttttgtgtatcattttggcagccttgtgtGCTTACTTATATGGGTATAGTTGATGACGATTATATAGACAACTTATACCTTTTGGACTCGTGTCTCTtacatattataatatttatgagttatctttgtggtccacctagatatggTTATGAGATAtctgttaagaggtgctcgatAGGTTAGCTCTGGGAGCCCGTCATAGCcttctggttgggtcgtgacaactggtctttaatttttgcccctcagattgttggtctttaatttttacctttcgcctaataccctaaggttccgggttcgaaccttggctcagctaaaaaaaaaaaaaatcgcaacaCAGAGGTTTATAGCAAAATTAGACCTATTCAGGCGTTTAAGTTTGCCTTAAAgcaaacttttacccaaaattaggccttaaggcaaacctctgTCTTAAgaaagttaggcctattcgggtaAAGTTAGACTTAGTCCTTAACTTTGGCCGAATAGGTCTAACTTGCTATAAACttctgtcttgcgatttttttttaaatatttgactgagcgggggttcgaacccgggcgaaggacaaaaattaaagatttgaaatttgaggggcaaaaattaaagaccagtgcctttgaaaggcattccgcacaaaaaaaatgattaacaGTAATATTCAATCCATTGGAAGGAGATTAGTAAATAGTTTAACCAGTAAACATTACACAGTCTGTTTCTACAAGATTTAAAGTTCACAACAAATGCAGCTCATCATGGAAGATCAGAAAATTTGAGGATTTGCTATGAACCACAAGCATATCAGGATCAACAGGCTTCTACAGGCTCTGAAGGCTCTCTATGGCTGAGAAATGCGACatctttttgcttgaaaaaaTTCAGTGGTTAAGAATTCATAGCATCTGTGAGAATTTTAGGTGTCTGATTATGAATTCAAAACCAAAGCTGAAGAACTCTTGTAGTAATAGGCTATAGGGAATAGAAGTGCGTATTTTACATTTCTGTACTATTCTTTCTGTAATAGAGTATTTCATTCTAATAATATCCCTCTAGCATATGGCTAGAtggttttgatttaaaaaaattcaaataaaacacTCGCTTCTCTCCTTTACAAAACGtgtaaccaaacacaactccatcttcaactccaacttcataaatttcaaataaaatgaaaaatattgaaatctatggccaaacgcttacttagaattttttaaaagttctcAAAATCTAactttagaaagaaaaagaatatcaaGTTAAAACCCGTTCGGATGGGCTTATAACTtatgacttataagccaaaagttataagttactattttatttttattattttagcttaaaaacaaatacttatttatttatcgtacccaaacactacaaaaatatttaatagtaattttgacttaaaaaacacctaaaataatACTGCCTCTGTTCCAAATAGATTGTCCTCTTTTGGcttgacacaaagtttaagaaataaaggaagacttttgaaatgtgtggtccaaaataaattttagatatttgtgtggctataaatcagctcataaaattaaattatttctaaatatagaaagaaaataaattttttgggataaattaaaaaataaggaaggacaatctttttgagacaTAGGGATAATCCAAACAGGCTTTTAATCAAAAGCCAGCCGAAAAGTAAATGGAACTTTAAAAAAGCAGGCAAACTTCCCAACGGTTACAATTCAAATCACCGCCTTTGAATACCTACTCGCTCATCATCACATGGGATGAAATCACTAAGTCACTATTACACGTGGTTCGCCCAATACAGCGAGTACTAACAAAATAAATTCGTTGAGAGTGGGTGTGAAATGATTCTTTGAGCCCCGCCATCGTTTTCTGTCCTTCCCGGGACATTAAATGATACTATCTACTCTGTTTCTCAATTAGCACTATAACAATAATTTCAGAAACAGACAAAAATGACCATATTTTTCAAGAGGAAAATGAGATCAGAAGAACTTTAGAGTAATCCGGTTAAACTTTGAAGGCAATGACTAGactacaaaaatattttgtaataaaaagAAATGGAAGAAACGACCAAAACAGTTGAGTGCTAAAACTTTGCTAAACAGAAGTAGACAGAAAATATTCATAAACAAACGCAGAAATAAAGGGTTGACGGGACCCCACGGGTGTTGAAGTGGAGAGAGATAAGATAGCTAGCCATAAATGCATAGCTCAACTAACTTAGTAACTAGTTCACAAATTTAGGTGTGTGAATGTATTGGCACACAAATTTAAGGCTCCAACGAAAATGCAGACCTCACAGTAATCACTAATCGATGACTAAGTTATCCTAATAGCTCTATAGTCTTACAATGTGGGGCTCGGCGGAGAATGTGTCGGTGCGGTCGGCGTCATTTAGGGACGATGGTGACGATGAGGAGGCGTTACGGTGGGCTGCTTTGGAGAGGCTACCAACATACAACCGTGTAAGAAGAGGGATCTTCAGGAACATTGTTGGGGAATCATGGGAGGTCGATGTCCATAACCTCCAAAATGATGAACGCAAAGTTGTCTTGGATCGTCTGGTCAAGTCCGTTGATGATGATTGGGACAAGTTCTTTAATCGCATGAGGCTTCGTTTCCAGaggttctctctttttttctttttttttcttttcttttttctgttgATATTCGTGCATTCAATGTTTgattcaaattacataaatccATATAAAAGATTTTTAGCAAAATTGATTAACAAGTGTACTCATTGTGTCTAAATTCTTAATCTGCCCCTAGTTAAACTGAGAAAGTTAAGCTGCCCCCTACTATACATTTCAATACTTATGTTTCTTCACAATAAGTTCCTTGTTTTTCTCTATTTCCATAATCTCTTCAAAAGAGCTGGAAAAACTGTAATATACTACTCCCCcaatcccaatttatgtggcaccatttcctttttagtctatcaCAAAAAGAACGTattaagaaataatttaactttatgagataatttacagacatacaaaaataaaaatacctGAGGCTACtttagatcacaaatttcaaaagtctttctttctttcttaaaactccgtgccaagtcaaatggTGCCGGTGCCACGTAAATTGACGGATGGAGACTTGTTTATTAACCCGAGTAAGTTCTCTTACCTGGGGGGCAATACACTTCTTGCATTTGGTTCTAGTATGGACAAGCCCTGACATGCTTAATTCCTTATAAGCAACTTGCTAATTTTAAATGTTTTGATCGGATTGGTTCATAATGTGAAATAGAATGCACTCTTATATATTATTCTGCATAAAAATTTCGATTTACTTATGCTTTAATTAATACTTGAACAGTTGCTGTGGTCCATGAAATGTTAATATCATCATAAGTATTTGCTAGAATTTCTGTGTTATTCTGTTGTCACTAGTTATTGGCAGTGAGCGTTTACATTATTTTACTCTTTCAAGTGCAGAGTTGATTTGGAGTTCCCAAAAATAGAAGTAAGATTTCAGCATTTGACAGTTGAAGCTTATGTGCATCTTGGCAGTCGAGCACTGCCAACTATTTCAAATTTTGTCTTCAACATGACTGAGGTATTCCCCATCTCATCAATTATTACATTAGAGTAACACTTGATACTTTTGGCATCTAAAATCTCTCCTGTCTCTGTATCACGAGCACATGTTAGGCTTTCTTAAGGCAGTTAAAAATATATTCTGGCAACAGAACAAGGGTGACAATTTTAGATGACATTAGTGGGGTAATCCGACCTTCCAGGTATGAATCAATCATGAACTCCTGAGTAAATCAATCTGGTGAGAGTATGATTACCTAAAGCATTATAATGTTAATTTCTAGATTAACGCTCTTATTGGGTCCTCCAAGCTCTGGAAAAACCACATTGTTATTGGCACTTGCTGGACGCCTCAAATCTGACTTGCAGGTACTGTCATATCTGATTCTTTTCATAATTTGGAGGCAACATCATCTGcgatttttataatattatactgAGACATTGATCAATTTGAAGATGTCAGGGAATATTACTTACAATGGACATGGTTTGAAGGAGTTTGTTCCCCAAAGGACATCAGCTTATGTCAGTCAACAAGATTGGCATATAGCAGAGATGACTGTCAGGGAGACGCTGGGCTTCTCAGCACGTTGCCAGGGTGTTGGATCAAAATATGGTAAAGCTGTATGAGAGTCTTCCAGTTTTTCTTACCTAAGCTGAACTGTTGAATTTTGCTACAGATATGCTTTTGGAACtttcaagaagagaaaagatGGCAGGAATAAAACCTGATGAAGATCTTGACCTATTCATGAAGGTAATTTAGTGTGATTTCAATGCAGATGTCGATGAGGAGTGCTAGTTTTACTTGATATAAAAAAACTGTGATTTGCTTGATGCTTTTCTCTTACTACATTTATTATTCTTCTTAACAATTGATTACAATTCATTCATGATATGTATTCTCATTATAGGCATTAGCTTTGGAGGGGAACGATGCTGGACTTGTTGTTGAGTACATACTAAAGGTATTTTGTAAATTCTGGCTTCGATTCATGTGGCAGTTTGATATGGCATAGATTGTACTAGTGGATTAACATTGAGAATTCATCTATAATACCGACTCTGCATATTTGTTTGTATACCAAACATCAATATGGATCACTCTGTTCTCCCGTTCTTGTTGCTAAACTCGTAAAAGTCACTAGTAGTGCTAGGATGTAACGAGGACTAATTTAATGTAATATATACTTGGACAGTGTTTCTTTTTCCTGATTATGCTATTGGCCTTGCTACAAGAAGCACAACAAATTCATGTTACGAGTGCATAATATGTGGATGTTTTTGTTGAGTAATTTAACTTTCCGCTGCTGAAGCACTAACATTTCTCTAACAAAGATTCTAGGTTTAGACAATTGTGCGGACACCTTGGTGGGGGATGAAATGCTCAAGGGGATCTCGGGAGGCCAGAAAAAACGGCTCACCACAGGTGGAtggattaatttttttcctttggatTGTGAAGCGATCAATAGTACTAAGAATACTCATGCATTGGATGGTTCTTATAGGTGAATTATTGGTGGGTCCATCAAGAGTGCTCTTCATGGATGAAATCTCAACAGGACTTGATAGTTCCACGACATACCAAATTATTAAATATCTTAGACATTCAACGCATGCACTCGATGGAACTACTGTTATTTCTCTTCTTCAGCCTGCTCCAGAGACGTACGAGTTATTTGATGATATTATACTTTTGTCTGAAGGCCAGATTGTGTACCAGGGACCTCGCGAAGATGTCCttgatttttttgaatttatggGATTTCATTGTCCGGAGAGGAAGAATGTCGCAGATTTCCTTCAAGAAGTAAGTGTGTAGCTCTGCATTGTTAATAAATTCTTTGGCGTCTaagttatatgtttttttcTCCTATAGGTTGTCTCTATAAAGGACCAAGAACAGTACTGGGCTGTTTCTCGTCGCCCTTACCATTACATACCAGTTACAAAGTTTGCTGAAGCTTTTCGATCATACCGCACTGGGCAGAATTTATCTGAAGAGCTAAATATTCCTTTCGATAAACGCTACAACCATCCTGCAGCCTTGTCAATTTCTAAATATGGAGCGAAGAGAACAGAACTTCTTAAAACCGGCTTTGACTGGCAGCTGTTGCTCATGAAAAGGAATTCATTTATCTACATTTTCAAATTTCTTCAGGTAGAGCTAGCATGAGTATTTTGATGAAGTACACCAAAAAATAGGATCAAAATTTTAAGAACTAAAACTTCCTTTGTTCTTACGTTCTCTATGTTGGTTTTCAGCTCTTCTTGGTTTCTTTGATCACCATGAGTGTTTTCTTCCGCACAACTCTGCATCACAATACAATTGATGATGGAGGCCTATATCTTGGACAACTGTATTTTTCCATGGTTATTATTCTTTTCAATGGTTTCACGGAGGTCTCAATGCTTATTGTCAAGCTTCCAGTCATTTACAAGCATAGAGACTTGCATTTCTATCCATGCTGGGTCTATACACTCCCTTCTTGGGTATTGAGCATTCCAACTTCCTTAATAGAATCTGGTTTATGGGTAGCAGTGACATATTATGTTGTTGGATTTGATCCAAGTGTTGCACGGTAAAGTATAAACTTTTAGATTCACATTTATCTTTGTCTGGATTCTACACCCAGTATCTTTGTTTTGTTCTctgtctttttcttttgatttttttccttcactGTGCAGATTCCTTAAACAAATTTTACTATTCTTTTTTCTGCATCAAATGTCTCTTGCTCTTTTTCGTCTAATGGGAGCCTTGGGCCGAAATATGATTGTTGCAAACACTTTTGGATCTTTTGCCATGTTGATTGTCATGGCTCTTGGGGGATATATTATTTCAAGAGGTGAAACTAAATCCTCGTATGCTTTAATTATTGCCTCGTTAAGCTCCACGATAGGTTGAtgattcatttccttttttctgTTCTGACAGATAGAATACCAAGATGGTGGATCTGGGGTTTTTGGATTTCTCCCCTGATGTATGCTCAAGATGCAGCTTCGGTGAATGAATTTCTTGGCCACGCATGGGACAAGGTGGTCTTTTATGATGTCAAGTATCTTAAATTGGTCGTCAGTTTGCATAACTTAATTTACTTTTCTTGACATAACTGTAAAAAGGCAAGAATATGTAGTGTACATAAGGTAAACTTAGAGCTAACTTTTGGTTTGAATTCTTACTAATGTCTGCATATTTCATTTTACACGTAGTAAACATagacaaaacaaagaaaagggaaagaacAGAATGAAGTTGAAGGCCTGAGGTCCTCATGGTTTCAGTAGTGGACTAGTGGTTGTAACCTCCCGGATCTCAGTTGAAATCTAAGAATAAATAGAACCTTGCTATTCATATTTACATGTTGTCTTTCCTTCTTCGAAGAAATTATCCATGTCAGTTCCAAAAAACGAAACACTATGAAATGATTGCATCAAAGAATGAATCTTGTGGCATGCATGGAAGAACTGAGCTGTAATGTTTTGATGAACATGGAAAACATCACAAACTTGTTAGTGAGGCATTGCCATTTCAACTGTTTGGCCATCCTCCAATCCATGTCATTTAACATCACATCCACTTTTTTCTAATAAGTACTttaataaataagaaaacaCTTACCAACTTTTCCCTTATGCATCCAGAGAGCAAGCACGAACTCTGATTTGCGACTAGGTGAAGCTTTATTGAAGTCACGCAGTTTATTCCCCCAGAGCTATTGGTACTGGATTGGTGTCTGTGCTTTGCTTGGATATACGATTCTATTCAACATGTTATTCACATTCTTCCTGGCCTACCTTGACCGTAAGACCCTTATCCTATAAGCTATATGTGATTCTCTGAACTTATCATTTGAATCAGCAAATGGAAATAGAAAAAACTGGAGATAAAACAGCATGTTGCAAGGTAATAACAAAAATCAATTCTGTATTATTGCTCCTTCTACATTTCTTCAGCTCTTGTAAAGCGTCAAGCTGTGGTTTCTAAGGAAGAGCTTCAAGATAGAGGCAGGACTAAGAAAGAAGAACCGGCTGTCATTCAGCTAAGAGAGTATTTGAAGCATTCTGGCTCACTTAGTAAGAAGATTTAGGCGTGTTGCATTGTAGGAAATTTGATAATTTTCAGCTCAACCTTTTCATCATATTTAATGAGATTTCCACTCAATACTATTCAGGACAAAGTTTCAAGAACAGAGGCCTCGTTCTACCTTTTCAGCCACTTTCCATGACTTTCAAGGATATCAATTATTATGTCGATGTTCCACTGGTACATACCTCAACCTCTTCTTTCCATCTTTCTCTTTGCATCATTCTATATCTAAGAAACACAGATGAATGTTACTTCAGGAACTGAAGCAACAAGGCATGGCAGAAGACCGGCTGCAGTTGTTGGTTAATATTACTGGAGCATTTAGGCCTGGGGTGCTCACTGCACTGGTGGGAGTTAGTGGTGCTGGAAAAACCACCCTCATGGATGTATTAGCCGGTAGAAAAACTGGTGGTACTATAGAAGGGAGCATCCACATATCGGGTTACCCAAAAAAGCAAGAAACCTTTGCTAGAATATCTGGTTACTGTGAGCAGAATGATATCCACTCCCCTTGCTTGACCATTATTGAATCACTATTATTCTCTTCTTGGCTACGTTTGCCACCAGAGGTTGACCTAGAGACACAAAAGGTAACACCTTGGAATTTATTTTGATA
The window above is part of the Lycium ferocissimum isolate CSIRO_LF1 unplaced genomic scaffold, AGI_CSIRO_Lferr_CH_V1 ctg8048, whole genome shotgun sequence genome. Proteins encoded here:
- the LOC132045811 gene encoding ABC transporter G family member 32: MWGSAENVSVRSASFRDDGDDEEALRWAALERLPTYNRVRRGIFRNIVGESWEVDVHNLQNDERKVVLDRLVKSVDDDWDKFFNRMRLRFQRVDLEFPKIEVRFQHLTVEAYVHLGSRALPTISNFVFNMTEAFLRQLKIYSGNRTRVTILDDISGVIRPSRLTLLLGPPSSGKTTLLLALAGRLKSDLQMSGNITYNGHGLKEFVPQRTSAYVSQQDWHIAEMTVRETLGFSARCQGVGSKYDMLLELSRREKMAGIKPDEDLDLFMKALALEGNDAGLVVEYILKILGLDNCADTLVGDEMLKGISGGQKKRLTTGELLVGPSRVLFMDEISTGLDSSTTYQIIKYLRHSTHALDGTTVISLLQPAPETYELFDDIILLSEGQIVYQGPREDVLDFFEFMGFHCPERKNVADFLQEVVSIKDQEQYWAVSRRPYHYIPVTKFAEAFRSYRTGQNLSEELNIPFDKRYNHPAALSISKYGAKRTELLKTGFDWQLLLMKRNSFIYIFKFLQLFLVSLITMSVFFRTTLHHNTIDDGGLYLGQLYFSMVIILFNGFTEVSMLIVKLPVIYKHRDLHFYPCWVYTLPSWVLSIPTSLIESGLWVAVTYYVVGFDPSVARFLKQILLFFFLHQMSLALFRLMGALGRNMIVANTFGSFAMLIVMALGGYIISRDRIPRWWIWGFWISPLMYAQDAASVNEFLGHAWDKRASTNSDLRLGEALLKSRSLFPQSYWYWIGVCALLGYTILFNMLFTFFLAYLDPLVKRQAVVSKEELQDRGRTKKEEPAVIQLREYLKHSGSLRQSFKNRGLVLPFQPLSMTFKDINYYVDVPLELKQQGMAEDRLQLLVNITGAFRPGVLTALVGVSGAGKTTLMDVLAGRKTGGTIEGSIHISGYPKKQETFARISGYCEQNDIHSPCLTIIESLLFSSWLRLPPEVDLETQKAFVEEVMELVELSPLRGALVGLPGVDGLSTEQRKRLTIAVELVANPSIVFMDEPTSGLDARAAAIVMRTVRNIVNTGRTIVCTIHQPSIDIFESFDELLFMKRGGELIYAGPLGPKSCKLIEYFEAIEGVPKIRPGYNPATWMLEVTSSVEENRLGVDFAEIYQRSNLFQYNQVLVKRLSRSSGDSKDLNFPAKYCQSYFNQFLACLWKQNLSYWRNPQYTAVRFFYTLIISLMLGTICWRFGSKRDSQQDLFNAMGSMYIAVLFIGITNGTAVQPVVSVERFVSYRERAAGMYSALPFAFAQVAIELPYVFSQALIYSTIFYSMAAFEWIASKILWYILFMYFTMLYFTFYGMMTTAVTPNHNVAAIIAAPFYMLWNLFSGFMVPHKRIPIWWRWYYWANPVAWTLYGLVASQYADDNRLVKLSDGIQSLPINLLVKNVFGYRHDFIGVAGFMVVSFSVLFTVIFAYAIKYFNFQKR
- the LOC132045812 gene encoding uncharacterized protein LOC132045812 → MDPYEALYKRRCRSLIGWFEPTEVELLGLDSVHEAIEKVNLIVQRLKTAQSRQKSYTDMKRRELEFSVGDKVFLKVSPMNGVMRFGKKGKLSPRFIGPMRLPDPSHVLNPEEIEFYEGLSYEEEPVQILDRQVRSLRTKDVASVKVLWRNYDTEEATWEAEEDTKKRYPHLFPTAAHHGRSENLRICYEPQAYQDQQASTGSEGSLWLRNATSFCLKKFSG